One genomic window of Bradyrhizobium sp. CCGE-LA001 includes the following:
- a CDS encoding diacylglycerol kinase gives MLRIWKATINSRNGLAFAFRSEQAVREEILALLLSLPLAWFIGATAMRAVELVCSVAFVLTVELLNTAIEKLADRLTMDHDKQIGRVKDMGSAAVGVALLMAGVFWIFAIVERLGFV, from the coding sequence TTGCTGCGGATCTGGAAGGCCACGATCAATTCCCGTAACGGTCTGGCCTTTGCGTTCCGGTCGGAGCAGGCCGTCCGCGAGGAGATTCTTGCGCTCCTGCTGTCGCTGCCGCTGGCTTGGTTCATCGGCGCGACCGCAATGCGCGCGGTCGAGCTGGTGTGTTCGGTCGCGTTCGTGCTGACGGTCGAGCTGCTCAACACCGCGATCGAGAAGCTCGCCGACCGCCTGACCATGGACCACGACAAGCAGATCGGCCGGGTCAAGGACATGGGCTCGGCCGCCGTCGGCGTCGCGTTGCTCATGGCCGGCGTGTTCTGGATCTTTGCCATCGTCGAGCGATTGGGTTTCGTCTAG